The DNA window GATCTCCAACGGCGCCCAGAGCACGACAATCGTCTCATCCGGCAGGTAACGAAACAGGCTCACCGAATCGCCGACATCGGGCAGGCTCCCCTTCAGGTCGAGCAGCTTGACCTCTTTCAGCGGGGCCTTGGAGCCGAGCGAATCGAGGTCGAAGGTCTTGATCGATTCGATCTGGTCGCCGAAGAAATCGAACCGGGCACACAGGCCGACCTGCTCGATCGACTCGGGGTGCTCGCCGGGCAGGTAGACATCAATAATGCCGCCGCGAACGGCGAAGTCGCCGGGGATCTCGACCTGCTCCAGGCGGTTGTAGCCATGATCGCTGAGCCAGACGATGAGCTTCTCCGGCTCCATGTCGTCGCCGGGCTTCAGGGTGCGGATCAGGTGTTTGAGCTGGTCCTTGCTCGGCACGGATTGCATGAGCGCCTGCACGGGCGCGACGATCACCGCATCCTGGGCAATACCGCCGGCGTAGCGGGCCAGCAGTTGCAGGCGGTTGGAGACCTGCTCTTCGCTGACGCGGCCAAGGCTGCCGCCGAGTTCGAGTGCAGGTAAGGCATCGGGATGAACGCCGGTAAAGAGGTGAATGTCGTCGGAAAGATCGTCGGCCTCATCAAGGTGGCCACAGACAAGCAGAATGGGCCGGCGCAGCTCGGCGCGCATGGCAGCGATGACGGCAGCGACCGACGAGCCCCACAGACCCGAAGCCGTCGCGGCACCCTTATCGATCAGGAGCCGGGCAAGTTCAGTGAGCGGGCGCGCAGCAACGAGCCGCCCGATCGCCGCGGGAGGGGTGGGATTCGCCATAAGTGCTGGTATCGTAGGTGGCCTTGAGTCGGGGGTAAAGGTGGTGGCGGCGTAACGTGGACATTGTCCGCCGAACCGCCTGCTGACCGTCGTGCAACGTGTCATTTGGCGGGCAGTGCCCGCCCAACCGAAAGCTCTATGTCCATCCGCAACGCACTCTCCCGTCTCGGTCTTGAACTTCCGCCCGCGCCTGAACCCGCAGGGTCGTACGTCCCGGCCAAGCGTGTCGGCGATCTCGTTTTCGTCGCGGGCCAGTTGCCGATGCGCGAAGGCAAGCTCATCGCCACCGGCAAGGTGCCCTCGGCGTGCTCAATAGAACAGGCCCAGGAGGGCGCCAGGCAATGCGTCCTGAACGCGCTCGCGGCCGTGAAGTCGCTGGACGTCAATCTCGACCGCCTGGCCGGCGTGGTGCGGGTAGGCGTGTTCGTCTGCTCAGAGGACGGCTTCACCGAGCAGCCCAAGGTCGCCAACGGTGCCAGCGACTTGCTCGTCGAGTTGCTCGGCCCGACCGGCCAGCATGTCCGGGCTGCGGTCGGCACGAACGTCCTTCCGCTGGGGGCGGCAGTCGAGGTGGAGTTTGTTTTCGCGGTGATGGCCGATCCGTGATGTGCTTTGGGGGCGGTCACTGGCGGTTGCTGCCATCGCTCATGTTTCACGGCAGAATCGTCCGATAATCCAATGTGGCGACTTCTTCCCTGATCGAACCATCGTCGCTTCACGAGAGCGCTGTACCCGCCGTGCCTGTCGCGCCAGGGCCTTCGGCCGGGGAGGTCGCCCGGGTCAACCTGACGACCAACCTGGCTGCCGCGGCGCACTCGCAACCGACGCTCACCGTGGCCTTCCGCGGGCAAGCAGCTGAAAGGGATTGGACGTTCGCCCGCGACGGCTCCCTTACGCTTCAAATCGACGGCAAATGGTGGCACGGCTGTTCGCTGCCTCTTCGCGCCGCTCGGCAACAGCTCAAAACGATGGACGTCGCCGGCCCGGTGGCATGCCTGCTCGACCCACTGCATGGGGCCCATCTTCGTGCGGCACTTGATCACCTCAAGCCGACGCAGGCGGTGCTCGCGATCGTCCTGGATGCTGGGTCGTTGCCGGTACTTCTCTCCACATTCGACTTCTCGGCCGACTTCGCCGCACATCGTCTCTGGTTTGCCGCGGGCGATGACTGGTCAGCCGATCTGCGTCGTCTGTTCGCCGAGCAGCCGGGACTGGCGGCGCCAATGCAGTTCGTGCGATTGGCCCTGCCCGACGCGGCACGGCTTGACCCGGTGATCGCCGAGGCACAGCGGGTCTTTGCCGCAGTGAGCGACGCCCGCTCGGAGCAGATGCGGCAGATTAAGGCGGATTGGAAGCAGGCCCTTCCCGACCACCGGCGACTAGCCGTCCTGACCGGGAGCCAGTTCCGCCTGTGGGATGACGCCGGAGTGGCGATCGCAGAACTCGCAGGCGGCGCAGACGGACGGCAGCGAGGCGATCCCGAAGGCTCGGCCCGTTCCTGCGTCCCGGTCAACGCTGACGACCCGGCTACAGGTTCGACCGTCGCGCTGGTCCAGACCGCCCTCGACTGCGGCGCGGTGTTGCTTGCCGATGTGGGCCGGGCCGATCTGCCGGAATTGCTTCCTGCGAACCTGCCATGGTTCACCTGGGTGACAACACCACGAATTCCTCCGGCGGCGCCTGCCGGTCCGAACGACCGCCTGCTGATCGCCGACCCCCAGTGGATGCCAACCGCCCTGGCCGCAGGATGGAAACAGTCATCGGTAATCGTCGCAGGCTGGCCGACGCCATCGCTATCGGCGTTGCCACCGATGAAGCCGACTGCTACGGCGGCGATCATCGCCGATACCGTCCCGCTCGATCCACCTGAGAAGCTGGAAGAGTTCTCCAGCCACCTGTTGCTGTGGAACTCGATCCGGGAGGAGCTACAGGCCGATCCGCTAGCGGTCGGAATCGATGCAGACGCCTTCGTGAAAAGTCGAATGCGGCGTTACGGAATTGAAGACCCTTCGCTCGACCGGCGCCTGTTCGTGACTTCGTTGATCTGGCCGGCTGTCATGCAGGGCCTGGCGCGAAAGATTCTTGTCGAGGGGCTGCCGCTGAAACTCTACGGCAAGGGATGGTCGCAGATCGCCGGCCTGGCGCAATCCAGCGGCGGCGAAGTGACGTCGCGTCAGCACCTGGCGGAAGTCGCCGGTCGCGTGTCGGCAATCATCGACGCCCGTCCGGCCACCTGGCGCAACGGCATGTATTCTCTGGCGCGCGCCAGCCAGCCCGGGGGGCAAGAACTGATCCCCGTCATCCGCACGGCCGGCCGGACGTTTGGTGCTATTCGGCACGATGTGGTGCAGGCCCTGGCCGGGAAGTGGGTTCCGCAGACACCGGTGCCGAGCCTGGATTTGGGATTACTGGTGCGGCAGTTGCGCGGGTCGCCGTAGGGGCCGCATCGCGGGCTGCGGGCTCGGCCCCTAAGGAAAACGCAACACCCACGGGCGCGTCCTGGCGTTTCAAGAACGTCAGTCCCTCTGTACTGCCGTCATTTAGATCCACGATCCACTTCCCGCCGATCCGCCCCGCCGTCAGCACCACGGGCGTCGCGCCGCCCACCCAAGCCTTTGGATGAGCAGCCGGCGAAGGCGGCAGTGGTGCATCGTCCAGCGCGATGCATCGGACGCGCATCGCCCGATTCTCAACCACCATGACCGTCTCCACGCCCACGGAGCGTCGATCGATACGCATAGGCGTACCTTCGAAGAGGCCGTGCTTCGAAAGGATACAGACGCCGATCTTTTCGCGGCTGGCCAGGCTCGCCTGCGATCTCTGAAAGAGTTCAGCGTGGTAGGACCGCTCCATGCCGAACGCTTCGATTACCGGCGGCACCAAAGACGATTCAATGTCGACGAGCACGAGCAGATCCGGCGACTCGGCCAGTCGGCGGATCGCCGAGGTGATCGATTGTGGCGACGCCCCATAGGGCCGGCAGTCCAACAGAACGCCTGCGATTGGCGGATTAGGCAAACCGTTGGTGATGCCGCCAGGCGCACTCGGCGCGTGGCTCTTGGGCGACAGGTACAAGCCGCCGAGCACCGCGAACCCCAGCACGAAAATCGCGACGATGGTCCAGACGCCCCGACGGGAGCCGGGATGTCTGTGCTGCGGCGGTGTTGACGGAGCGGCGGTCATGTTGAAGCGGATTGTACGCGCATCGGTGCCGCAACACCGGATGACGTTGCCGTCCCGCAATTCCCCGGCACAATGGGCCATCAATGGACAAGATTGGCGCACACCTTCGCAAGGCATTTTTAGCCGGTATTCTCGCCGTCGCCCCGGTCGCGGTGACGATCTTTGTCGTCATTTATGTCGAGAGCGAGACCCGATCGGCCGTCGAGAAGGCGATCGGGCGCGATATCGCGCCGTTCGTCGGCATCCTGCTGGTCGTCGCAGTCATTTACGTCGTCGGCGTGATCGTCTCGAGCCTGATCGGCAAGCTGCTGCTTCGCCTCGCCGATAAGGCACTCAGCCGGCTACCGGTCGTGAAATCGGTCTACTCCGCTTGGAAGCAGATCGCGCTGACACCCGGCGGCGGCGAAGGGATGTACGCCAAGGTCGTCATGATCGAGGCCGAAGGCGCCGTCGGAACCGCGGCCGAGCCGGCGATGCAGATGGGATTCACCAGTGCCGAAAGCGTCCCCGGCAACGCCGACCTCTGGCCGGTCTTCGTTCCGCAATGCCCGAATCCGCTCAACGGCCGACTGCTGTTCGTGCCGAAGAGCAAGTGCCGTGTGACGAACATCAGCGCCGAAGACGCGTTCAAGATGCTGCTTTCGACGGGGAACTTCATTCCGGCGGGAGTCGGATCGAACTCGACACCCTGACGCTACTTCACCTCGGCAAACAACTGCTCCAATCGCTTCACCGAAACCGGGAACGCCGTCTTCAGTTCCTGCGCGAACAGCGACACGCGAAGCTCTTCGAGCAGCCATCGGTACTGCGACAGGTTGGGGTCGGAAACGCCTTGAAACTCGTGCAGTTCGGCGCGATCGACGTACTTCTTCCAGAGCGGCCGGACCTGGCTCATCGCCTGGGTGTCGCGATTGGCACCGGCGTTCAGGAGCTTGGTCAGCCGCAGGTCAAGTGCCTTGAGGTAACGGGGGAAGTGCTTCAGCCAGGGCCATGGCGTCGATGCGACAAAGCCCCTGGGCAGCAGTGCTTTGAGGTGCTCGCGAATGTCATTAGTGTTGGTCGCGAGTAACGGCGGCACCGGCTGGCCGAGACGACGGGACAGGGACTGGTACAGCTCCAGCGACTGCCCGACCGCCTCGCAGATGTCGCGCGACGATTCGCTGAGCCGCTGCCAGGCGGTTTCGGCCCGGGTGACGAAGTCTTCGCGTTTTCGGATGACGACCTGCGCCTCGCCGAACAGCGCGCGGTCGGCCGAGAGGTTCAGAAGATCGCGCTTCAGCTCCTCGCTCGGGCCGAGGGTCGCGTACTGAAGCGACATCCGGTCGATGCCCGGCAGATGCCGCTGGAGGTGCTTGACGCGATCCCCGCCTAGTTGCAGCAGGAACAGCCGTCGCAAACCGACAAGGTTTGCCCGGGCGGCAAGTTCGGCGGAATCGAGCAGGCGGAGGCCTACGCTACCGCCGGGCGACGCCTTGTCCCCGTCCTTCTCGACGATCGCCGGGTAGCCGCGAACGACCATGCCCGGCCGCTTGATCTCCACCATTTCCGGCAGGTCGTCGAAATCCCACCGGGTGATGCCGTCGCGGTGCCATTGGCTTTTGGGCAGCTCTTCGAACGTCTGCTTCAGCTCGACGCGTAGCTTGCGGCGGATCGTTTCCAGGTCGCGCCCGATCGCGAGTGTTTTGCCGACCTCGTCGACGATGCGGAAGTTCATCCGGAGATAGTCCGGCAGGTAGTCGGAACAGAACGCCTGTGGCGAGATCGCCTTGCCGGCAAACTTTCCCAGTTGCCAGGCGAGTTGCTCATACAGCGAACCGTCGCCGAAACGGATCAGCGGCAAAACGGACTTGACGGTGTCGGGAACCGGGACGAACTGTACGCGAACGTCCTTGGGCATCGTGCGGATCAGTTCGGTCAGCTTCTCGGCGAGATGGCCGGGCACGAGCCAGTCGAACGGCTCCTGGGGAAGCTGGTTCAGTAAAGCGACCGGCACCGTCGCGGTAACGCCGTCGAACTCGTTTCCGGGGTCGAACACGTAGCCGAGGGTGATGCGGACTGAATCGTTGACGACGACGCGCTCGGGGAACAGCTCGGCCGGCGCTTCGGGTCCGGGAACGATCAGGTCCTCGCGCTTCATGAAGAGCGCCCGGCGATCGGCCTGCTCGGCCTTTTGGCGCCATTTCTCGAACAGCGGGCCGTTGTAGATTCCCGCCGGGACGCGGACGTCATAAAACGCGAATCGGCTCTGGGCATCGACCAGCAGATCGCGCCGGCGCAGCTTCGCCTCGGCCAGTTCGACGTCGCGGATCAATTGCCGGTTGTTACGGGCCCAGGGTGCTTCGGAATGATATTCCCCTTCGACCAGCCCCTGGCGGATGAAGATATCGCGGCTGGCTTTGGGATCGATTGGGCCGTAGTGAACGCGTCGCCGCGGCACGACGACCAAGCCGAAGAGCGAGACCTTTTCTGAAGCCAGAACATGAGCCGACTCGCGGTGGTAGTATGGCTCGGAGTATTCCTTGTGCAGGAGATGCTCGCCGACGTTCTCGATCCACTCAGGTTCGATCCGGGCGACGGTGCGGGCGTACAGCTTGGTCGTCTCGGTCAGCTCGGCCGACATCACCCACGGCGGCTTACGGCTGAAGAGGGAAGACCCCGGGAACAGGTGAAACTTGCGCCCGCGCGTCCCGTTGTACTCGAACTGTTCCTTCTTGAATCCGACGTTTCCGAGCAGGCCCGACAACAGCGCGCGATGCACCGCGGCAAAACGCTCGGGCGTAATGCCACGATGTTGGGCAGTCGGTTCGGAAGTTTCGCCGGCGGCCTGGGCCATGACGCGATTAAAGGCGCAATCGACACCGAGAGCAAACGTGTCGCGTGGAGTCCAGCGGCGAGTACATCACGACCGGCATCCAAGCAGCAGGGCTGCGACTACTGCCTGATCTGGCGTCGATCGGACCTTGCCGCCGGCGATACTCCGGGCGGCATGCCAGAACGTCGCGGCGGTACTGAAGACGCCAGGTATTCCTGAACGACCTGAGTCTGCTGGCTGTCGTTCATCTGCAGGAAGGCATGGATTGCTGCAGCCAGCAGCAATCGGGGGCTAGCGGTGCGGCATTTTTCGAGGTGCGTGAGCATCTCGGCAATGTCGCCGCCCAGGCCGAACGCCTCCTTGGCCTCCTGCCAGGCCTTGGGGCGAAGAAAACCCTCGTCGTCGTGCGGAGCGGGTCGGACAATTTCGAATGAATGTGACATGTCGCCCAACGGTGAAGTGAATGGAATCGAACCAGCCGTTGCGAGGTTCTGATGCATATGCGAGATCCGCTTGGATCGAACGCCAAGATTGCCGATAACGACGACGATGCGTCGGCGGTGATAAGCCGATATGCTGAGACCGACGACAGCACCTTCGACTATGCCTGCCAGCCGCGACGATAGATCCTCCCCACCGGCGCTCCCGCTGCTCCCCACTCCAGACTGTCTGAGCGTCCCTTCGGACCTGTCCTTCGATACGGCTCATCCTTCGATGGAGTGGCTTGCACCGGGTTCGGTGGTCTCGCAAGGCGCGCCGCTGCTTGCAAAGTCTCTGGAATCGCATCGGACCCCTGTCGCGCCGGTTGACGGAATCGTCGGTGAGCAAGTTCCGGTGCGGCTGATCGGCGGCCGCGAGGTGCTTGGCGTGCGATTTACACCGGCCCACCCCGGCCCCACCGTGCGGCCAAACGCCAGCCGGGGCGATCACCGTGAAGCGGCACGGCGGCTCGACGAGGTAGACACATCGGCCTTCGGCGAATGGCTCACCCGGATCCAACTTGCCGGGATTGCGGCCGATCGCTGGACCTGCCCCGACCTGCTGAAGCAACTTCGCGATGCCCTGACCCGCCCGATCGACACACTGGTCTGCAATCTCCTGGACAGTGACCCCTGGCTCCCGCTGTCGCGCACGGCTTGCCAGTCATACCCCCGGGAACTGGCGGCCGGGCTGGGGTTACTCGGACGACTGACCGGCGCCAAAGACTGGTGGGCACTGGTGGACCAGGCCGACGACTGCTCGGGACCGATCCGCGAAGCCGCAAGCGACTTGGCCAGCGCGCTGCGCATCGCACCACTGGAAAACGACTACCCCCAGCTCGATCCGACACTCCTGGTCCATTCCATAACCGGTCGGCGTCTCCGGCCCGGTCGTCTTCCGAGTACTCACGGGGTGATCCTGATCGACGGGCCGGCGGCGGCGGCCATCGGTCGGCTGCTGCTCGATGATTCGCCCATGACCCACGTCCCGATCGCAGTTTACGATCAACCGACGGACGTCATCTCCTGCCTGTCGGTCCCCCTCGGCGTGCATGCCCGCGCAGTTTTCAGCCTGCTGGGCATTCCCTGGGCTTCCCGCGACGTCTTTGCCGGCGGACCGCTGCGTCAGTTGCGGGTGGGTGATGATGAAGTGATCGGCCCCGGCGAGTTGACGCTCTTTTCCGCCCCGCAGCATCCGGCAATGCCGCCGGAGCCGTGCGTGCGTTGCGGGTGGTGCGTGGAAGCATGCCCGACGCGATGCCGCCCGGCCGGGCTGCTGGAAGCGGCCCAGCGCCGGGACGCGGAGTGGGCGCGCGGCAACGGCCTGGATGCGTGCATCGAATGCGGACTGTGCACGTTCGTCTGCCCCTCAAAGCTTCCGCTGCTTGAGGGTATTCGATTCCTAAAGCGAGGAATCGCGGCCGAAGAGTTCTGACGATCAGTCCACTACAGCGCGCGTTGCGACCCGCTAGCACCAGCGTTTTGCTGCCGATGCTATTTCTTCTTCTCATCCTTCTTCTTGTCGCCGCCGAGGAGTCCCTTGAACGCGTCGCCGGGCTTCTGTTCGCCGCCGATGAGATCACCGATCGCCTTGGCGGGATTGGTCGTTGCCCCGCCGGTGGCTCCTTCGAGTGCGGTGAGGGCGGCTTTACCGGGGTCTTTCAGCGTGTCGGGATTCAGAAGCGAACCGACGATCTTTCCGGCCTCGCCGGGAATGTACTTCTGCGCGATGGCGTTCAGGTCGCCGTCCAACAGTGCCTTCAACTGCGAAGGGATGCCGCCGGAACTGCTGGCCTTGGCCGCCAGTTCGCTGACGATCTGGGTGACCACCTGTTTCACGGCCACGCCGGTCTCGGCGCCGTCGGCGTTGCCGACATTCTTCATTTCGTAGGTGCCAAGTTTCAGAGGAATCTCTTCCGGCAGCCCGGGCAGACCGGGTCGCAGCGTGACCTGCGGCTCCTTGATCATGATGGAATCAATGATCAACTTCATCTTCTCGCCTTCGGCGGTTGGTTCGGTCGGTTTGCCGGGAGGCAAGTTCTCCGTCATCGCCTTGATGTTAAACTTGCCGTCCTTTTGCTCGAGAAGCATTTTCGGGCGGTCAATTGTGATGGACTGGATTCGCACCGGCGTGGACCGCAGCTGACCGTAACTTACCTTGACGTCGAGCCCGCCGATTTCGAGCATCGGCCGTGCCGAGAATCCTGGCGGCGAAGCGATGGAATAGTCTTGCAGGCTGAGCTGTCCGCCGAACGGGGCGATCGTGGCACCGCCGAGGGTGGTTGGGAGATTGAGCGACTTGGAGGACTGCTGCTCGACCTGGCTCCTGATGATGCCGCCGAGGGAGAAGTAGAGCACGACACCGCCCACGACCAGCAGGACGACCACCAGCAGGACAATTCGCTTGATCCACTTCAACATGGCTGTTCCTCCAGGACACGATCCGTTCCATGATCTCATCCATCTCGCCGACAGATATTATCGGTCCATTGTCGATGGGGGTGGCGGGTTTATCAACTAACTTCCCTATCGGTTTGACTATAACGCCCTGTAGTGCATGATTCGGCGACAGCCGGCGACCGTTCGGCGAACCCAGTTCACTCGGAGAAGGATCCATGCTACTGACGAAGCACGAGAATCAGACTTTCATCAACCAGACCGTATACATCAGCGGACAGGCATTCATCGGATGCACCTTTACGGCGTGCACGCTGATCCTTCGCGAGACTGTCTATCACCTTCAGAACTGCACGTTCGAACGCTGCAACTGGCATGTTGACTGGGTGTTGATGTGGGGCAGCCCCGAATCGCTTCGGGAGATCAAGGCCCTGGTCAGCCTGATCGAGCAGGCGCAGCAGCAGGCGGAACAGCAGGCGGGTGCCGGGGCGACCGAAGCGCCGGTCGGCGGCTCGAGCTCGCCGTTCGCCAGCTAACGTCGTCTGGCCGACGGCCCAACTCAGTATTGTTTACAATGCCGGTCTAGCCGCTTTCCAGCGGCTAGACCGGCATTGTTTAGATTCGGATGTGCCAATACGACTTGTCCGCGTAGAATCCCGACATGCTGAATGAGCCCGCAATCCGGCGGTTCGTATGTTGCACCGTGCTGGCAATCGTTCTGGGCACAATAGGGGTCGAGCCGTGCGCGGGTGATGTCTCCCCATCAAAGCTGACGGCCGAGAACCTGCTGCTTATTGTCAACCGCAACGAACCGGCCGGCCGCCGGCTCGCGGACTATTACATCAATCAGCGCAAAGTGCCCGACGGCCGGATACTTGCACTGGACCTGCCCAAAGGCGATGAAATCTCCGCGTTGCAGTTTCAGACCGAAGTCGTACCGGCCGTCAGAGCCTTTCTTCGCGACAACAAGCTGGAAGAGCAGGTCACCTGCCTGGTGACGTTTTTCGGCGTTCCGCTGCGGGTGGGGCAGCGGGTCAATCTGCCGGAAGAATCGGCCGAGTATCGTAGCGTCGATCAGCAGTACAAGGCATCGCTCGCCGCGGCGGCGCAGGCCGTCGTCACGGCCGAGGAAGTCGCGACCGAGGCCCAGTCGGACTTCAAGCGTGCGAGCGAAGGGCAGGAATTCCCCGCGATGGCAATGCGGGCCGACGCGGCCGTTCGCTCTGCGATCGAAACACTCGCCACCGACGGCAACGCCGAGCGACGCAGCCAGCGTTTCAGCCGGCTCATGACAGCCGTCGAAAAACTCTACGGTCCCCTTGAGACGCAGGAACGGCTTGCCCTGCCCGCTTACCAGAAACTGGCCCCCAAGCCGGTTACTGAAGAGGAGCAGACGACCCGTCGCGCCGCGACACAGAAGCTGATCACCGAGATCCAGACGCTCAACCCGCAGGCGGTTAACAGTGCCGACGCGCGGGCGAAGCTTCGCGATCTGTTTCTCACCCACCTCGGCCAGCTCCGCTCGATTCAGGTGCTCACCGATCACAGGGTCCGCCTGGAGACCAGTGAAACCCAGGCGGCATTCGATTCGGAACTGGCCTGCCTCTGGTGGCCGGACACCATGCTTCGGTACCGGTGGCTCGACAATCCCTTGAACTACAAAGTCCGCTACGGCGGCGTAACTTCCCGCCCTACCGCCCGCGTGCCGCGTACGCTCATGGTCGCGCGCCTGGACGCGCCGACGGAGCAGATCGTTCACGACATGATCGAGACGTCGGTCAAGGTCGAGTCCGAAGGGCTCAAGGGTATCGCGGCGTTGGACGCCCGCGGAAAATCCCCGAGCGACGCCTACGGCAAATACGACGAGAAGCTGCGTGAAGCCGCTGCGGAACTCAAAACCAAGTCGCGGACGACCGTCAGGATCGAGAACACCGAACCCGTTTTTCCGCCACAGTCGGTGGATAACGTCGCGCTATACTGCGGCTGGTATAGCCTGCGAAACTACGTCCCCGGAATGAAGTTCAACCCCGGTGCCGTCGCCTATCACGTCGCCAGCGGAGAGATGATCTCGCTTCACGCGGCCGGCGAGAAGGGCTGGTGCGCGAACTTACTGAAGTCCGGCGTCGTTGCGACCCTGGGACCCGTCGCCGAGCCCTACCTGCACTCGTTTCCGCTGCCCACGGAGTTTTTCCCGCTCCTGATGACCGGCAAGCTGAAGCTTGCCGAGGTGTACTGGCTCACCAATCCACTGGTGAGCTGGATGAATGCTTTAGTCGGCGATCCCCTCTACACCCCCTACGCCAAAGAGCCGTCGATG is part of the Humisphaera borealis genome and encodes:
- a CDS encoding RidA family protein, with amino-acid sequence MSIRNALSRLGLELPPAPEPAGSYVPAKRVGDLVFVAGQLPMREGKLIATGKVPSACSIEQAQEGARQCVLNALAAVKSLDVNLDRLAGVVRVGVFVCSEDGFTEQPKVANGASDLLVELLGPTGQHVRAAVGTNVLPLGAAVEVEFVFAVMADP
- a CDS encoding DUF502 domain-containing protein; amino-acid sequence: MDKIGAHLRKAFLAGILAVAPVAVTIFVVIYVESETRSAVEKAIGRDIAPFVGILLVVAVIYVVGVIVSSLIGKLLLRLADKALSRLPVVKSVYSAWKQIALTPGGGEGMYAKVVMIEAEGAVGTAAEPAMQMGFTSAESVPGNADLWPVFVPQCPNPLNGRLLFVPKSKCRVTNISAEDAFKMLLSTGNFIPAGVGSNSTP
- a CDS encoding DUF3418 domain-containing protein, producing the protein MAQAAGETSEPTAQHRGITPERFAAVHRALLSGLLGNVGFKKEQFEYNGTRGRKFHLFPGSSLFSRKPPWVMSAELTETTKLYARTVARIEPEWIENVGEHLLHKEYSEPYYHRESAHVLASEKVSLFGLVVVPRRRVHYGPIDPKASRDIFIRQGLVEGEYHSEAPWARNNRQLIRDVELAEAKLRRRDLLVDAQSRFAFYDVRVPAGIYNGPLFEKWRQKAEQADRRALFMKREDLIVPGPEAPAELFPERVVVNDSVRITLGYVFDPGNEFDGVTATVPVALLNQLPQEPFDWLVPGHLAEKLTELIRTMPKDVRVQFVPVPDTVKSVLPLIRFGDGSLYEQLAWQLGKFAGKAISPQAFCSDYLPDYLRMNFRIVDEVGKTLAIGRDLETIRRKLRVELKQTFEELPKSQWHRDGITRWDFDDLPEMVEIKRPGMVVRGYPAIVEKDGDKASPGGSVGLRLLDSAELAARANLVGLRRLFLLQLGGDRVKHLQRHLPGIDRMSLQYATLGPSEELKRDLLNLSADRALFGEAQVVIRKREDFVTRAETAWQRLSESSRDICEAVGQSLELYQSLSRRLGQPVPPLLATNTNDIREHLKALLPRGFVASTPWPWLKHFPRYLKALDLRLTKLLNAGANRDTQAMSQVRPLWKKYVDRAELHEFQGVSDPNLSQYRWLLEELRVSLFAQELKTAFPVSVKRLEQLFAEVK
- a CDS encoding 4Fe-4S dicluster domain-containing protein, which produces MEWLAPGSVVSQGAPLLAKSLESHRTPVAPVDGIVGEQVPVRLIGGREVLGVRFTPAHPGPTVRPNASRGDHREAARRLDEVDTSAFGEWLTRIQLAGIAADRWTCPDLLKQLRDALTRPIDTLVCNLLDSDPWLPLSRTACQSYPRELAAGLGLLGRLTGAKDWWALVDQADDCSGPIREAASDLASALRIAPLENDYPQLDPTLLVHSITGRRLRPGRLPSTHGVILIDGPAAAAIGRLLLDDSPMTHVPIAVYDQPTDVISCLSVPLGVHARAVFSLLGIPWASRDVFAGGPLRQLRVGDDEVIGPGELTLFSAPQHPAMPPEPCVRCGWCVEACPTRCRPAGLLEAAQRRDAEWARGNGLDACIECGLCTFVCPSKLPLLEGIRFLKRGIAAEEF
- a CDS encoding DUF748 domain-containing protein; its protein translation is MLKWIKRIVLLVVVLLVVGGVVLYFSLGGIIRSQVEQQSSKSLNLPTTLGGATIAPFGGQLSLQDYSIASPPGFSARPMLEIGGLDVKVSYGQLRSTPVRIQSITIDRPKMLLEQKDGKFNIKAMTENLPPGKPTEPTAEGEKMKLIIDSIMIKEPQVTLRPGLPGLPEEIPLKLGTYEMKNVGNADGAETGVAVKQVVTQIVSELAAKASSSGGIPSQLKALLDGDLNAIAQKYIPGEAGKIVGSLLNPDTLKDPGKAALTALEGATGGATTNPAKAIGDLIGGEQKPGDAFKGLLGGDKKKDEKKK
- a CDS encoding TIGR03790 family protein; amino-acid sequence: MLNEPAIRRFVCCTVLAIVLGTIGVEPCAGDVSPSKLTAENLLLIVNRNEPAGRRLADYYINQRKVPDGRILALDLPKGDEISALQFQTEVVPAVRAFLRDNKLEEQVTCLVTFFGVPLRVGQRVNLPEESAEYRSVDQQYKASLAAAAQAVVTAEEVATEAQSDFKRASEGQEFPAMAMRADAAVRSAIETLATDGNAERRSQRFSRLMTAVEKLYGPLETQERLALPAYQKLAPKPVTEEEQTTRRAATQKLITEIQTLNPQAVNSADARAKLRDLFLTHLGQLRSIQVLTDHRVRLETSETQAAFDSELACLWWPDTMLRYRWLDNPLNYKVRYGGVTSRPTARVPRTLMVARLDAPTEQIVHDMIETSVKVESEGLKGIAALDARGKSPSDAYGKYDEKLREAAAELKTKSRTTVRIENTEPVFPPQSVDNVALYCGWYSLRNYVPGMKFNPGAVAYHVASGEMISLHAAGEKGWCANLLKSGVVATLGPVAEPYLHSFPLPTEFFPLLMTGKLKLAEVYWLTNPLVSWMNALVGDPLYTPYAKEPSMKDVDVSYQLRAIFASSPVPAPNP